TGGGCTCCAATACCGCGTGGTGCCACCCGATCCTGTTCCAGCGCCTGACCCGCGCCAAGGAAGCGCGCCCCGAGATGAAAATCGTCGCGATCGACCCGCGTCGAACCGCCACCTGCGAACTGGCGGACCTGCACCTGCCGCTGCGCGCCGGTACCGATGTGCGGCTGTTCAATGGGTTGTTGAGCTACCTCGCGCGTCACGGTCATGGCGATGACGTCTTCGTGGCGGACCATACCGCTGGCCTTAACGATGCGCTGGCCGTGGCCGACGCCGACGGTGCCGATATCGCCGCCGTGGCACGCGCGTGCAAGCTTGCTCCGCAGGATGTGCAGGCGTTCTACGAACTGTTCGCCGCCACGACGAAGGTCGTCACCGCGTTCTCGATGGGCGTGAACCAATCGTCGGCCGGCACGGACAAGGTCAACAGCATCATCAATTGCCACCTGCTGACCGGCCGGATCGGCCGTCCCGGCATGGGGCCCTTCTCGCTCACGGGCCAGCCCAACGCCATGGGCGGACGCGAAGTCGGCGGACTGGCGAATATGCTCGCGGCTCACATGGAACTGGGCGACCCGCGCCATCGCGACATCGTGCAGGACTTCTGGCACTCGCCAGCCATGGCGGACAAACCCGGCCTGAAGGCGGTGGACCTGTTCCAGGCCATCGAACAAGGCAAGGTCAAGGCCGTGTGGGTGATCGCCACCAATCCGGTGGTCAGCCTGCCGGATGCCGATCAGGCCCGGCGCGCGCTGGCCCGCTGCGAACTCGTGGTGACGTCGGACATCGTCACCCGCACGGACACCAACGACGCCGCGCATATCCTGCTGCCCGCGCTGGGCTGGGGCGAGAAAGACGGCACGGTCACCAACTCCGAGCGCCGCATCTCGCGCCAGCGTGCGTTCCTGCCCGCTCCCGGCGAAGCCCGCGCGGACTGGGACATCCTCTGCGACGTGGCGCGCCGCATGGGATTCGCCGGCTTCGACTACGCCGGCCAGCATGAAATCTTCGACGAGCACGCGCGTCTCAGCGCCTGGCGCAATGGTGACGATAGCGGCGACGATGCGGCGCACGCACCGCGCATGTTCGACATCGGCGGCCTCGCCGGCATGGACCAGGCCGCGTACGACGCCATGTTGCCCGTGCAATGGCCGCTGCCCGTCATGGCTTCGTCAGGCAAGCAACGCCTGTTCGAGAATGCCCGCTTTGCCTTCGCCGATGGCCGGGCACGCTTCGTCGCCACGGCGGCGCGCGCGCCCGTCCATGCCACCGACGATGAGTTCCCGCTGATCCTGAACACCGGTCGCGTGCGCGATCAATGGCACACAATGACCCGGACGGGCAAAGCCGCCCGCCTGTCGGACCACCTGCCCGAGCCATTTGTCGACATGCATCCGCAGGACGCACTGCTCTGTGGTGTGGGCGAAGGCAAGCTCGCACGCGTGACCAGCCGTTGGGGCATGATGATCGGCCGAGTCCGTTTTGGCGGGGGCATTCCGCGCGGCAGCGTCTTCGTGCCAATCCACTGGAACGACCAGTTCAGCTCCGACGCGCGCGTTGGCGCGGTGGTCAATCCGGCCGTCGATCCAGTGTCAGGCGAGCCCGAGTTCAAGCACACGCCCGTGCGAGTGGAGGAATTCCGCGTGTCGTGGCACGGCTTCGTGCTGAGCCGCAAGGTGCTTCCCGCTGACGCGCTGACCTGGTGGACCCGCATCCAGGGCAAGCATTTCCATCGCCACGAGTTCGCGGGCCGCGATGTCATCACGGATCGTGCCGCGTGGGCACGTGAGCGACTGGGAGCGCAGGCGCCCGACGCGGATTGGCTCGAATTCGAGGATCGCGCCGCGGGCGTCTATCACGCTGGCTATATCGTCGATGACCGGCTTGAGGCTTGCGTCTATCTCTCGACCCGCCCCGACCTGCCGTCGCGCGCCTGGCTATCTCAGCTTTTCGGCCAGGCACGCCTGGAAGACAGCGATCGCATCGGCCTGCTACTGGGCCAGCCACTCGAAAAGACAGCCGATGCGGGCCCCACGGTCTGCTCGTGCTTCGGCGTGGGCCGCAACACGATCTGCGACGCGGTGCGCCAACACGACCTCAAGACACCAGCGGAGATCACGGCTTGCGTGAAGGCCGGCGGCAATTGCGGCTCCTGCGTGCCGGAGTTGCGCAAGCTGCTGGTGGAAATCCGGGTGGTGGAAGCGGCTTAACAGATACGCAGACGACAAAGGCGCGGCGGGCCATGTGTCCTCCGCGCCTTTCTTTCGTCCGTTCTTTTGGTTCATCGCCGATTTGCGGGTTGACTGACAGTCGCAGAACGACCCTGAGCGGCCTTTCAGCTTTCTCGACAGCGGAACTGACGGTGAGCGCTTCCCGCTGGAGGCCCTCACCGCCGTCTTCATCCTCGGCCTTAACTGGCTGCAGCCGCTGCATTTGCCCGCGCGGCGTGCAATTTCTTGTAGCTGTCAATCAGGCGGTGGTGCCTGTCGAGCCCCTCCAATTTCATGCTGGTTGGCGTCAAACCAAAGAAACGCACGCTGCCGTCAACTGAACCGAGCACCGCGTCCATCCGCGCATTGCCATACATCCGACGGAAGTTGACCTTGTAGTCTTCCAGGTCAAGGTCGTCATCCAACAGCACCTCCAGCACCACATCCAAGGCTTGGTAAAACAGTCCGCGCTCGAGCGTGTTGTCGTTGTATTGCAAGAAGGCGCCCACCAGTTCGTGCGCCGCCTCAAATTGCTGCAACGCGAGATGAATGAGCAGCTTCAACTCCAACACTGTCAGCTGGCCCCAATCGGTATTCTCGTCAAACTCTATGCCGATCAGCGTGGCGATGTCGGCGTATTCATCGAGCTCACTGTTATCCAGGCGCTCAAGCAGGGCCTCCAGGCTTTCGTCGTCCAGGCGATGCAAGTTCAAAATGTCTGCGCGGAACGACAGTGCCTTGTTTGTGTTATCCCAGATCAGATCCTCGACAGGATAAACTTCCGAATAGCCAGGAACCAATATCCGGCAAGCAACGGAGCCGAGCTGGTCATACACCGCCATATACACTTCCTTGCCCATGCCTTCCAGGATGCTGAGCAAGGTTGCTGCTTCCTCGGTATTGGAATTCTTGCCCTGGCCAGAAAAATCCCACTCGACAAAATCGAAATCCGATTTGGCGCTGAAAAAGCGCCACGACACCACGCCGCTGGAGTCAATGAAGTGCTCGACAAAATTGTTTGGCTCAGTCACGGCATTACTGACAAAGCTGGGCCGTGGTAGATCGTTCAGGCCTTCAAAACTACGACCCTGCAGCAATTCCGTCAAACTCCGTTCCAGCGCCACCTCGAAGCTTGGGTGCGCACCGAACGAAGCAAAGACACCGCCAGTGCGTGGGTTCATCAAGGTGACGCACATCACCGGATAGATTCCACCCAACGATGCATCCTTCACCAATATCGGAAAACCTTGCTCTTCCAGCACCTGAATGCCAGCCATAATGCCAGGATATTTCGCCAGCACTTCCTGGGGCACATCAGGCAGTGCCATTTCGCCCTCCAGAATCTCGCGCTTTACCGCCCGCTCGAAAATCTCCGACAAGCATTGCACCTGTGCTTCGGCCAGTGTATTGCCTGCACTCATGCCATTGCTGGCGTAAAGATTTTCGACCAGATTGGAGGGGAAATACACCACTTCGCCGTCTGACTGGCGTACGAAGGGCAGCGAACAGATACCACGCTGCACATTCCCCGAGTTGGTCTCGTACAGATGCGAGCCGCGTAACTCGCCATCGGGATTGTATATAGGCAGGCAGTATTCATCGAGAATTTCAACGGGTAGCGCATCTTTGCGTCCCGGCTTGAACCAGCGCTCGTTCGGGTAGTGTACAAACGCCGCATTGGCGAGATCTTCGCCCCAGAATGTACCGGCATAAAAATGGTTGCAATTCAGGCGTTCGATAAATTCACCCAACGCCGACGCCAATGCGCTTTCCTTGGTTGCTCCCTTGCCGTTGGTGAAACACATTGACGAGTGCGCGTCACGGATATGTAGCGACCAGACATTGGGAACGATATTGCGCCATGACGCGATTTCAATCTTCATCCCCAGGCCCGCCAAAATGCCTGACATATTGGCGATAGTTTGCTCCAATGGGAGATCCTTGCCTGAAATATAGGTGCTGGCGCCAGACGCCGGCTTCAACGTCAGCAACGATTGAGCATCGGCGTCCAGGTTCTCCACCTCTTCGATCACAAACTCGGGTCCGGTTTGCACCACCTTTTTTACCGTGCAGCGATCGATGGATCGCAAGATACCCTGGCGGTCCTTGGCAGAAATATCTGCTGGCAATTCGACCTGGATCTTGAAAATCTGCTGATATCTGTTTTCCGGATCAACAATATTATTCTGCGACAGGCGGATATTATCGGTGGGAATATTGCGGGCCACACAGTACACTTTGACAAAGTAGGCCGCACACAAAGCCGACGAGGCGAGAAAATAATCGAACGGACCAGGTGCGGAACCATCGCCTTTATAACGGATAGGCTGGTCAGCTATTACCGTGAAATCATCGAACTTAGCTTCAAGACGCAGCTTATCGAGAAAGTCGACCTTAATTTCCATGAGGAATTCCAAAAACGATGCCAAAAATGTGATGCGGTCGCTATTTTCGATGCCGCGCTGGTGCGTATTGTAATATGGCCAAGCTTTCTGCAAGCGTTATCGCCCGGCATGTTCGAATCGCGATTGCCAGGATTTTCGCCACAAAGGCGAATGTCCCTTCATGGCCGGTCTCGGCCCGTCGAGCTCCCGTGGTTCTGCGGCGCGCCCACGCGTCGTCGATCCCTGTTCCTGGGCAAACACCCGGCTCTGCCCTGGATGCCATGCTGCAGGGCCACACAGTCCACAACGAAAGCGCCCATGGCGGGACTGCCGAAACTCTTTGCCATCGCCCCACATCCGTGCGCGCGAATGGCCTCTAACGACCGGAAGGGACATCCGACGGCCTGTTTAGTAGCGTCGCCTTCTGGCCGGCCTCAGCCGTCGGATCTTCAGCCTTTCCCGGAAATCGGCGATGAACCTTCTTTTTCGCCCATTTCTTGACATTTATTCCATTTCTATACAAACTGTCCAGAATCATGGCTTCATACACCGAGACCGCCTGACATGGTCAAACGCACCGCCGAGCAGCGTGTCCTGCTCGACCAGATCAAGCAGATTGCCGATGGCCTCGGCCAGACGCTTGCGCCGTTCTGCGAGGTCGTGGTTCATGACCTGCTGGAGCCCGAGCAGTCGATCCTGGCCATCCACAACAACCTGTCCGGCCGCGCCGTTGGCGATCCGACCACCGAGCTTGGTCAGGCACGCATCACCGATCCCGACTACCCGCAGGTTCTGGCCAACTACGCGAACCAGTTCGCGGACGGTCGTCAGGCAAAAAGCACGTCGATCGGCATCAAGGACGCCAGCGGCAACTACATTGCCGCGCTGTGCATGAATGTCGACCTGACGCTATTCCGCAGCCTGCAGATGGCCATGGGCCAGTTCGTCCAGACCGCCACGGACGGTCCGAAGGAAACGCTCGATCCTGCAGGCACCGACGCGCTGCGCGACCGCATCGACGCCTTCGCCGCGCGGCTGGCCACCACGCCGCGCGCCTTGAAAACCGAGGAGCGGCGCGCGCTGCTGGGTGAGTTGAAGGCATCGGGGCTGCTCGATGTTCGACGCGCCATGGAAACCGTCGCGGCCCATCTGGGCGTGTCGCGCGCAGCCGTCTACAGCTATGTCCGCTAATCAACGATCCGCAGAGCTGCTTCTGCTCGACAAGCACGCCGTGGAAGCGGCGCTGCTGCCCGACGACGTGCTGGCCGCCGTGCGCGAGGCATTCGTGCTGCACAGCCAGCGTGAGGGACGCGTCTTCCCTGTGGTGCGGGAAAAGCTGGCGACAGGCGGGGTGTTCGGCATCAAGGCCGGCGACGTGGGCAGCCAGAACCTGCTTGGCTTCAAGGCTGCCGGGTTCTGGCCTGGCAACCGCCAGTTGGGCGGAGACACCCACCAGGCCACGATCGTCCTGATCGACCCCGCCACGGGGCGGCCCCTCTGCATCGTTGACGGCAACGCCATCACCACGGCACGTACCGGCGCCGCCGGCGGCATCGGCCTGCAACAACTGGCCCGGCCCGACAGCACGCGCGTCTGCGTCTTTGGCACCGGCGTCCAGGCCCGCATTCAGCTCGAATTTGCCTTGCTCCTGATGCCCACCTTGCAAACGGTGCGCTATGTTTCGAGCAGTGGCCAGCGCCACGCGGCGTTTGAAGCAGCCTTCCAGGACCGGTGTGACATCCAACTGGCGACGGACCGCGATGACGCCGTGGCCAACAGCGACGTGGTAATCACCGCCACCCCGGGCGGCGGCCCCTTGTTCGACGCCCAGGCCGTGCGGCCGGGCACGCACCTGACCTGTGTCGGCGCCGATACCACCGGCAAGCGCGAACTGCCTGCGGGCGTGCTGGAACGCGCGCGCATCGTCGTGGACGACAGCGAACAGGCGCGCCGCATCGGCGAATGCCAATGGGCCCCCGATCTCCCATGCATCGAGATTGGCGACCTGCTGACCGGCAAGGCCACGATCACGCGCGAGCCCGCCGATATCACCGTATTCGACATGACCGGACTGGCCCTGCAGGACCTGACGGTCGCCCGCTTCCTGGACCAACGCGCGCGGGCCGACGGCACCGGCACACGCCTGGCCTGGCCCTGGTAACAACTCTCCTCTCCCTGCCCATCATGACGACCCTGCAACTGCCCACCTACGCCGACGTCGAAGCCGCCGCCAAACGGATCGAAGGCTTTGCCAACCGCACGCCGGTCAACACGTCGCGCACGCTCAACGAAATGCTCGGCGCGGAAGTCTTCTTCAAGTGCGAGAACTTCCAGCGCATGGGCGCCTTCAAGTTCCGAGGCGCGTTCAACGCGCTGGCGAAGTTCACCGCCGAGCAACGCCGTGGCGGCGTGGTCGCGTTCTCGTCCGGCAATCACGCGCAGGGCATCGCGCTGTCCGCGAAGCTGCTGAACATGCCCGCCACGATCGTGATGCCCCACGACGCTCCGGCCTTGAAGGTAGCGGCGACGCGGGGGTATGGCGCGACCGTGGTGAGCTATGACCGCTACAAGGAAGACCGTGAAGCCATCGGCCGCGATCTGGCCGAAAAGCACGGCATGACGCTGATCCCGCCGTATGACCATCCGGATGTGCTGACGGGCCAGGGCACCGCCGCCAAGGAACTGTTCGAGGAAGTGGGCGCGCTCGACGCCATCTTCACCCCGCTGGGCGGCGGCGGACTGCTCTCCGGCACCGCATTGACCACGCGCGCGCTGGCGCCACAGTGCCAGATCTACGGCGTGGAGCCCGAGGCGGGCAACGACGGCCAGCAATCGTTCCGCAGTGGTTCGATCGTCCATATCGACACCCCGCAGACCATTGCCGATGGCGCTCAGACGCAGCACCTGGGTCAGTACACGTTCAGCATCATCAAGCGTGACGTGACTGATATCCTGACCGCAACAGACGCGCAACTGGTCGAGGCCATGCGCTTCTACGCCGAACGGATGAAGATGATTGTCGAGCCGACCGGCTGCCTGGGCCTGGCGGCGGTCATGCAGATGAAGGACGCGCTCAAGGGCAAGCGCGTGGGCGTAGTGATCAGCGGCGGCAACGTCGACCTGGAGCGATTCTGCTCGCTGCTGTCAGCCTGATCCTTCCGCGCATCAAACCGAACGTCAGGCACTCGGGCCGGGAATCGCATCCCCGGCCTGCTTCAAACCTCCCCACCCTGCTTCACGTCTTCCCTGGCCTTGTGCCGCTCCGCCTTCTCGGGCGAAAGCTGCATGAAGATCCACGCCGATGCCGACGTAATGAGCCCGACGCAGACGAACGTCGCGTGAAACGCAGGCAGGACGTCCAGGTGATGCTCGCCGATGCCCTCCTGGAACGTCGCCAGCAATGCGCCGGCGGATGTCACCGCCAGACTCATCGACAACATCTGCACCATCGACAACATGCTGTTGCCGCTGCTCGCCCGGGTACCACTCAGATCCTTGAGCGTCACGGTATTCATCGCGGTGAACTGGATCGAATTAACCGCGCCAAAAATCGCCAGTAGCACCACGATGAGCGCCAATGGGCGCGTCGGCGTGATCAGCGCGAACGACGCCATGACCAGTCCGACCACGAATGTGTTCGTCACCAGCACGCGGCGATAGCCGTGCCGTTCGATCAGCCACGTGGCCAGGCGCTTCGACGCCATGCCGGCGGCCGTGACAGGCAGCATCATCAGGCCGGCATCGAACGGGGAATAGCCGAGGCTGACCTGCAGGGTCAGTGGAATCAGGAACGGCATGGCGCCATTGCCGATACGCGCGAACAGGTTGCCAAGCAGGCCCACGCTGAACGAATGAATGCGGAACAGCCTCAGCGGGAACAGCGGCTGCTTGCGCTTGTTGGCGTGGAGCACGTACGCGCTGAGCGCGGCCATGCTGGCGATCAGCAGCATCAGCACCGTGGCGTGCTGAAAGCCCATCTCCGCGAGTCCGTCGAGCGAGAACGACAACGTCACCATGGCAATTGCCAGGAACGCATAGCCAACCGCATCGAACGTGCCGATGCCGGGCAAGCGCGAGTTCGGCATATAGCGGATGGTGGCCAGCACGCCCAGCAGGCCGACCGGCACGTTGATCAGGAAGATCCAGTGCCAGGAGAAGGTCTGGGTAATCCAACCGCCCAGCGTCGGGCCGATGAGCGGACCGATCATGCCTGGGATGGCCACGAAACTCAGCGCCTGCAGATAC
This genomic interval from Cupriavidus metallidurans CH34 contains the following:
- a CDS encoding nitrate reductase, producing the protein MNLSDIAVVATTPTKTISTTCPYCGVGCGVRATVRADGLVDIAGDADHASNAGRLCVKGSALGETLDLNGRLLHPQVRDADGSLRRVDWDEALDKVARGFTEIIARHGPDAVALYVSGQLLTEDYYVANKLMKGFIGTANIDTNSRLCMSSAVAGHKRAFGEDLVPCSYEDLELADLVILVGSNTAWCHPILFQRLTRAKEARPEMKIVAIDPRRTATCELADLHLPLRAGTDVRLFNGLLSYLARHGHGDDVFVADHTAGLNDALAVADADGADIAAVARACKLAPQDVQAFYELFAATTKVVTAFSMGVNQSSAGTDKVNSIINCHLLTGRIGRPGMGPFSLTGQPNAMGGREVGGLANMLAAHMELGDPRHRDIVQDFWHSPAMADKPGLKAVDLFQAIEQGKVKAVWVIATNPVVSLPDADQARRALARCELVVTSDIVTRTDTNDAAHILLPALGWGEKDGTVTNSERRISRQRAFLPAPGEARADWDILCDVARRMGFAGFDYAGQHEIFDEHARLSAWRNGDDSGDDAAHAPRMFDIGGLAGMDQAAYDAMLPVQWPLPVMASSGKQRLFENARFAFADGRARFVATAARAPVHATDDEFPLILNTGRVRDQWHTMTRTGKAARLSDHLPEPFVDMHPQDALLCGVGEGKLARVTSRWGMMIGRVRFGGGIPRGSVFVPIHWNDQFSSDARVGAVVNPAVDPVSGEPEFKHTPVRVEEFRVSWHGFVLSRKVLPADALTWWTRIQGKHFHRHEFAGRDVITDRAAWARERLGAQAPDADWLEFEDRAAGVYHAGYIVDDRLEACVYLSTRPDLPSRAWLSQLFGQARLEDSDRIGLLLGQPLEKTADAGPTVCSCFGVGRNTICDAVRQHDLKTPAEITACVKAGGNCGSCVPELRKLLVEIRVVEAA
- the mdtD gene encoding multidrug transporter subunit MdtD, which codes for MSTATPADHPSTMPIDRRLRFMLWVVAVGFFMQTLDSTIVNTALPSMAHSLGESPLRMQSVIIAYSLTMAVIIPASGWLADKFGTRTIFQIAIVLFVAGSLLCAAAPSLPFLTAARVVQGAGGAMLLPVGRLSVLRTFPREQYLQALSFVAIPGMIGPLIGPTLGGWITQTFSWHWIFLINVPVGLLGVLATIRYMPNSRLPGIGTFDAVGYAFLAIAMVTLSFSLDGLAEMGFQHATVLMLLIASMAALSAYVLHANKRKQPLFPLRLFRIHSFSVGLLGNLFARIGNGAMPFLIPLTLQVSLGYSPFDAGLMMLPVTAAGMASKRLATWLIERHGYRRVLVTNTFVVGLVMASFALITPTRPLALIVVLLAIFGAVNSIQFTAMNTVTLKDLSGTRASSGNSMLSMVQMLSMSLAVTSAGALLATFQEGIGEHHLDVLPAFHATFVCVGLITSASAWIFMQLSPEKAERHKAREDVKQGGEV
- a CDS encoding threo-3-hydroxy-L-aspartate ammonia-lyase yields the protein MTTLQLPTYADVEAAAKRIEGFANRTPVNTSRTLNEMLGAEVFFKCENFQRMGAFKFRGAFNALAKFTAEQRRGGVVAFSSGNHAQGIALSAKLLNMPATIVMPHDAPALKVAATRGYGATVVSYDRYKEDREAIGRDLAEKHGMTLIPPYDHPDVLTGQGTAAKELFEEVGALDAIFTPLGGGGLLSGTALTTRALAPQCQIYGVEPEAGNDGQQSFRSGSIVHIDTPQTIADGAQTQHLGQYTFSIIKRDVTDILTATDAQLVEAMRFYAERMKMIVEPTGCLGLAAVMQMKDALKGKRVGVVISGGNVDLERFCSLLSA
- a CDS encoding helix-turn-helix transcriptional regulator, which encodes MVKRTAEQRVLLDQIKQIADGLGQTLAPFCEVVVHDLLEPEQSILAIHNNLSGRAVGDPTTELGQARITDPDYPQVLANYANQFADGRQAKSTSIGIKDASGNYIAALCMNVDLTLFRSLQMAMGQFVQTATDGPKETLDPAGTDALRDRIDAFAARLATTPRALKTEERRALLGELKASGLLDVRRAMETVAAHLGVSRAAVYSYVR
- a CDS encoding ornithine cyclodeaminase family protein, whose protein sequence is MSANQRSAELLLLDKHAVEAALLPDDVLAAVREAFVLHSQREGRVFPVVREKLATGGVFGIKAGDVGSQNLLGFKAAGFWPGNRQLGGDTHQATIVLIDPATGRPLCIVDGNAITTARTGAAGGIGLQQLARPDSTRVCVFGTGVQARIQLEFALLLMPTLQTVRYVSSSGQRHAAFEAAFQDRCDIQLATDRDDAVANSDVVITATPGGGPLFDAQAVRPGTHLTCVGADTTGKRELPAGVLERARIVVDDSEQARRIGECQWAPDLPCIEIGDLLTGKATITREPADITVFDMTGLALQDLTVARFLDQRARADGTGTRLAWPW
- a CDS encoding OsmC domain/YcaO domain-containing protein, with the protein product MEIKVDFLDKLRLEAKFDDFTVIADQPIRYKGDGSAPGPFDYFLASSALCAAYFVKVYCVARNIPTDNIRLSQNNIVDPENRYQQIFKIQVELPADISAKDRQGILRSIDRCTVKKVVQTGPEFVIEEVENLDADAQSLLTLKPASGASTYISGKDLPLEQTIANMSGILAGLGMKIEIASWRNIVPNVWSLHIRDAHSSMCFTNGKGATKESALASALGEFIERLNCNHFYAGTFWGEDLANAAFVHYPNERWFKPGRKDALPVEILDEYCLPIYNPDGELRGSHLYETNSGNVQRGICSLPFVRQSDGEVVYFPSNLVENLYASNGMSAGNTLAEAQVQCLSEIFERAVKREILEGEMALPDVPQEVLAKYPGIMAGIQVLEEQGFPILVKDASLGGIYPVMCVTLMNPRTGGVFASFGAHPSFEVALERSLTELLQGRSFEGLNDLPRPSFVSNAVTEPNNFVEHFIDSSGVVSWRFFSAKSDFDFVEWDFSGQGKNSNTEEAATLLSILEGMGKEVYMAVYDQLGSVACRILVPGYSEVYPVEDLIWDNTNKALSFRADILNLHRLDDESLEALLERLDNSELDEYADIATLIGIEFDENTDWGQLTVLELKLLIHLALQQFEAAHELVGAFLQYNDNTLERGLFYQALDVVLEVLLDDDLDLEDYKVNFRRMYGNARMDAVLGSVDGSVRFFGLTPTSMKLEGLDRHHRLIDSYKKLHAARANAAAAAS